The Campylobacter concisus DNA segment AAGAATAATCAAGGATAAAAAATGTTCAATAAAGTAGTACTAGTTGGGAATTTAACAAGAGATATCGAGCTAAGATACACTACTAGTGGATCTGCTATAGGAAATTCCGGTATTGCTGTTACTAGAAAATTTAATGCTAACGGCGAAAAACGTGAAGAGACATGCTTTATTGACATATCATTCTTTGGCAAATCAGCTGAGATAGCAAATCAATATTTAAGCAAAGGCTCTAAGCTTCTGATTGAAGGAAGATTAAAATTTGATCAATGGACCGACAACAATGGACAAAACCGTTCAAAGCACTCAATCGTAGTTGAAAATATGGAGATGCTTGGCGGAAATAGCGGAGCTAATGGACAAAGTCAAGGTGGATTTAATCAAAATAGTTCGTACTCACAACAACGAAATAATGGTTCAACTAATAGCTATGGCAATGGTGGATATCAAAATTCAGCACCACAAAGACAGCAAATGCAACCACAAAATAAAAAAGTACAAGAAGAGTACTATGAGGAAAAAATCCCTGATATAAACATTGACGCCGATAATTTTGATGGCGACAACGAAATACCGTTTTAATTTAAAGGATAGA contains these protein-coding regions:
- a CDS encoding single-stranded DNA-binding protein, with product MFNKVVLVGNLTRDIELRYTTSGSAIGNSGIAVTRKFNANGEKREETCFIDISFFGKSAEIANQYLSKGSKLLIEGRLKFDQWTDNNGQNRSKHSIVVENMEMLGGNSGANGQSQGGFNQNSSYSQQRNNGSTNSYGNGGYQNSAPQRQQMQPQNKKVQEEYYEEKIPDINIDADNFDGDNEIPF